The following are from one region of the Endozoicomonas sp. 4G genome:
- a CDS encoding DEAD/DEAH box helicase, which yields MSDDTTPTEPMITFAELPLSPAVIKAVQDVGYETPSPIQAQSIPQILEGRDLLGLAQTGTGKTAAFALPMLSRLDMKTNDPQVLVLTPTRELAIQVAEAFQRYARHMPGFHVLPVYGGQDMRGQLRGLKRGAHVIVGTPGRVMDHIRRESLRLNTLKAVVLDEADEMLRMGFVDDIEWIMEQTPEDRQVALFSATMPRQIRKIADTHLKNPATVEIKAKTATVDTITQKVCMVSGFHKLDALTRILEVEPFDAMIIFVRTKTATVELAEKLEARGFAAAALNGDMSQGLREKVVDRLKKGSLDILIATDVAARGLDVERMSHVVNYDIPYDTEAYVHRIGRTGRAGRQGVAILFATHRERRMLRAIEHATRQRIETMRLPSMRDVRDMRIRAFKEEVVKSLEMGEELDAFREIITELETEHALSHEDMAAVLCFMAQKDRPFPDGKEPERPQRERRDRGDRGDRGDRGERGARPRRDRKEDNEGMVRYRVDIGRDQGITPGDLVGAIANESNISGKNIGHIRLFDTCSSIYLPEGVDSSTLDALKNVKVRNKALDLKIWADDGRRDNSRDNNRPRRGRGRDGEGFRRDREHRGGDRRQGSRKPRREA from the coding sequence ATGTCTGACGACACAACCCCTACTGAGCCAATGATTACCTTTGCTGAACTGCCGCTTTCCCCGGCAGTGATCAAGGCAGTACAGGATGTTGGCTATGAAACCCCTTCTCCTATTCAGGCTCAGAGCATTCCCCAGATTCTTGAGGGCAGAGACCTGCTGGGCCTGGCCCAGACCGGCACAGGCAAAACCGCTGCTTTTGCCCTGCCGATGCTGTCCAGACTGGATATGAAAACCAATGATCCCCAGGTTCTCGTTCTGACACCCACACGGGAACTGGCCATCCAGGTGGCTGAAGCGTTTCAGCGCTATGCCCGTCACATGCCCGGCTTTCACGTGCTGCCCGTTTACGGTGGTCAGGATATGCGCGGTCAGCTCAGAGGCCTCAAGCGTGGTGCCCATGTTATTGTCGGTACGCCCGGTCGTGTCATGGATCATATCCGCAGAGAAAGTCTCAGGCTCAATACCCTGAAAGCGGTGGTTCTGGATGAAGCCGACGAAATGCTGCGCATGGGCTTTGTCGATGATATCGAATGGATCATGGAGCAGACCCCTGAAGATCGTCAGGTAGCCCTGTTCTCAGCCACCATGCCCAGACAGATTCGCAAGATTGCTGATACCCACCTGAAAAATCCTGCCACGGTTGAGATCAAGGCGAAAACCGCCACGGTGGATACCATCACCCAGAAAGTCTGCATGGTCAGCGGTTTCCACAAGCTCGATGCACTGACCCGCATCCTGGAAGTGGAACCTTTTGATGCCATGATTATTTTCGTGCGCACCAAAACCGCCACCGTGGAGCTGGCTGAAAAGCTGGAGGCCAGAGGCTTTGCTGCGGCCGCTCTGAACGGTGACATGAGCCAGGGTCTGCGTGAAAAAGTGGTGGATCGACTGAAGAAAGGCTCTCTCGATATTCTGATCGCTACCGATGTTGCCGCCCGTGGTCTTGACGTTGAGCGTATGTCTCACGTGGTTAACTACGACATTCCTTACGATACCGAGGCTTACGTTCACCGTATTGGTCGTACTGGCCGTGCCGGTCGTCAGGGTGTCGCTATCCTGTTTGCTACACACCGTGAGCGTCGTATGTTGCGTGCCATTGAACACGCTACCCGCCAGCGCATCGAAACCATGCGTCTGCCGTCTATGCGCGATGTTCGTGATATGCGCATCCGGGCTTTCAAAGAAGAAGTGGTGAAATCCCTGGAAATGGGTGAAGAGCTGGATGCCTTCCGTGAAATCATTACCGAGTTGGAAACCGAACACGCCCTGAGCCACGAAGACATGGCGGCTGTGCTTTGCTTTATGGCTCAGAAAGACCGTCCATTCCCGGATGGTAAAGAGCCTGAGCGTCCACAGCGTGAGCGCCGTGACCGGGGCGACAGAGGCGACAGAGGCGATCGGGGTGAGCGCGGCGCCCGTCCTCGTCGAGATCGTAAAGAAGACAATGAAGGTATGGTTCGTTACCGCGTCGATATCGGCCGCGACCAGGGCATCACTCCCGGAGACCTGGTGGGTGCCATTGCCAACGAAAGTAATATTTCTGGCAAAAACATTGGCCACATTCGTCTGTTCGACACCTGCTCGTCCATCTACCTGCCAGAAGGTGTGGACTCCTCAACTCTGGATGCTTTGAAAAACGTCAAGGTTCGCAACAAGGCTCTGGATCTGAAAATCTGGGCTGACGACGGTCGTCGTGATAACAGCCGTGATAACAACCGTCCCCGTCGTGGCCGTGGTCGCGATGGTGAAGGCTTCAGAAGAGATCGTGAACATCGTGGTGGCGACCGGCGTCAGGGGTCGCGCAAACCGCGTCGTGAAGCGTAA
- a CDS encoding SET domain-containing protein, protein MLYVAFSGSKGRGVFTRKKIERDTVIERCPVLELPPEDLEHIDQTSIYNYYFSWGEEMDSAAIALGLGSIYNHSYTPNALYRFDMDDRVIEFIAIKKILPNEEITINYNGSPNDQSPLWEGVQWEP, encoded by the coding sequence ATGCTATATGTAGCATTTTCCGGTTCGAAAGGGCGGGGAGTCTTCACCCGTAAAAAGATTGAGCGAGATACGGTTATCGAGCGTTGTCCCGTGCTTGAATTACCTCCGGAAGATCTTGAACACATCGATCAAACGTCAATCTACAACTATTACTTTTCCTGGGGTGAGGAAATGGATTCCGCCGCCATTGCTTTGGGACTGGGTTCAATTTACAACCACTCTTATACGCCCAATGCCCTTTATCGATTTGATATGGACGACCGGGTGATTGAATTTATTGCTATTAAAAAAATTCTGCCCAATGAAGAGATAACGATTAATTACAACGGCTCACCCAATGATCAATCGCCACTTTGGGAAGGTGTTCAGTGGGAGCCTTGA
- a CDS encoding META domain-containing protein yields the protein MGCYALVLAAGSLLAACSSSEKNVVVTPTEVEGKTWVLRSLDGQPPVNGRRVTFELQPASDVDGKIGGRGPCNGYFGSYTMQQDELQFGRVGSTLMACPEPVMKQEMAFFNALQKVDTMVSNGVVLTLKSRHNNQSMTFVAETAEVKGIVKSTTGSFPAGSDVRIQLKDTSKKDTRYNLIGEKKIKLEHELDAPLKFEVPYSPTLVQPNHSYSVSVEVRQKGKLISHSTSDKMVNLAKPLELKTTQ from the coding sequence ATGGGATGTTATGCTCTGGTGCTGGCTGCGGGAAGCCTTCTTGCCGCCTGTAGTTCATCAGAAAAAAATGTGGTGGTGACGCCCACCGAAGTTGAGGGTAAGACCTGGGTGCTGCGTTCCCTGGATGGCCAGCCACCGGTTAATGGCAGAAGAGTCACCTTTGAATTACAGCCTGCTTCTGACGTGGATGGTAAAATCGGTGGCCGCGGTCCTTGTAATGGTTACTTTGGCAGCTACACGATGCAGCAGGATGAACTGCAGTTTGGCAGAGTGGGCTCCACCCTGATGGCCTGCCCGGAGCCTGTTATGAAGCAGGAAATGGCTTTTTTCAACGCGCTCCAGAAGGTAGACACCATGGTGTCTAACGGCGTCGTGCTGACACTCAAGAGCCGTCACAACAACCAGTCGATGACGTTTGTTGCAGAAACAGCTGAAGTGAAAGGCATCGTCAAATCAACCACCGGTAGTTTTCCGGCTGGCTCCGATGTTCGAATTCAGCTGAAAGATACCAGCAAGAAGGATACCCGCTATAATCTGATCGGTGAGAAGAAAATCAAGCTGGAGCATGAGCTGGATGCCCCCTTAAAATTTGAAGTTCCTTATTCCCCCACCCTGGTTCAGCCAAACCATTCCTATTCCGTCTCTGTAGAAGTCAGACAAAAGGGAAAACTGATTTCCCACAGTACTTCCGACAAAATGGTTAATCTCGCTAAACCTCTGGAATTGAAGACAACTCAGTGA
- a CDS encoding S1/P1 nuclease has translation MCRGIVFLLASLFFSPVHAWFDSGHMISSWIAWQNMTPIARQRSQELLDVLKEAEPQTHSFIIASTWMDAIKKEGLAVTGYWHTVSDDQVVNGLANGPQQQNGIWVAEQAIKTLSNPDSSNFAQALMLRALIHISQDLHSPLHICDDRKERPPEHGQCYKAFAIAGVKYEEEQLTNLAALWDSGLTAFPSVRSYHPGAEKMIAEYSRQLLLDVPRHTLSNLKDSHPANWARESLHIQRTLVLDQIRPGEPPSKDYLLRGQQVSKERIVTSGYRLAEILNQAFSP, from the coding sequence ATGTGCAGAGGAATCGTCTTCCTGTTGGCAAGCCTGTTTTTCAGCCCAGTCCATGCCTGGTTTGACTCGGGCCATATGATCAGCAGCTGGATAGCCTGGCAGAATATGACACCCATCGCCCGGCAGCGCAGTCAGGAGCTGCTGGATGTTTTGAAAGAGGCCGAACCCCAAACGCATAGCTTTATTATCGCTTCCACCTGGATGGATGCCATCAAAAAGGAAGGTCTGGCTGTCACGGGTTACTGGCATACCGTCAGTGATGATCAGGTGGTCAATGGACTGGCGAACGGGCCCCAACAGCAAAACGGCATCTGGGTGGCAGAGCAGGCTATTAAAACCCTCTCTAACCCTGATAGTTCAAACTTTGCCCAAGCCTTGATGTTAAGAGCCTTGATTCATATCAGTCAGGATCTCCATAGTCCTCTGCATATTTGTGACGACAGGAAGGAGAGGCCGCCGGAACACGGCCAGTGCTACAAGGCTTTTGCCATTGCCGGGGTTAAGTATGAGGAAGAACAACTTACCAACCTGGCAGCGCTCTGGGACAGTGGTTTAACGGCTTTTCCTTCGGTGCGCAGCTACCATCCCGGGGCTGAAAAGATGATCGCCGAGTATTCCCGACAACTTTTGCTGGATGTCCCCCGGCACACGCTTTCCAACCTGAAGGACAGCCACCCTGCAAATTGGGCACGGGAAAGTTTACATATACAGAGAACACTGGTCTTAGATCAGATCAGACCGGGCGAGCCTCCCAGCAAAGACTATTTGCTGAGAGGACAACAAGTTTCAAAAGAAAGAATAGTGACTTCAGGTTATCGACTGGCTGAAATTCTCAATCAGGCGTTCAGCCCGTAA
- the hisA gene encoding phosphoribosylformimino-5-aminoimidazole carboxamide ribotide isomerase, whose protein sequence is MQFRPCIDLHQGKVKQIVGSSLRDDDHSAQVNFESDRSAADFAELYRREGLTGGHVIKLGPGNEAAAAAALSGWPRGLQAGGGITSENATYYLDLGASHVIVTSYVFKDGQINFANLDKLLAAVGRKRLVLDLSCKKKGDDYFIVTDRWQRFTDIRINGETLEKLAHYCDEFLVHAASVEGLMAGPDLALVSLLAHYSPIPVTYAGGIATLEDIEAVRTAGNGQVHITIGSALDIFGGALAFRDVVASCKTD, encoded by the coding sequence ATGCAGTTTCGTCCCTGCATTGACCTGCACCAAGGCAAGGTGAAACAGATAGTAGGAAGCTCCCTGCGTGATGATGATCATTCAGCTCAGGTGAACTTTGAAAGCGACCGCTCAGCCGCTGATTTTGCCGAGCTTTATCGCCGGGAAGGGTTAACCGGTGGTCATGTCATAAAATTAGGTCCCGGTAACGAAGCAGCCGCTGCCGCTGCCCTGTCAGGCTGGCCAAGAGGTCTTCAGGCAGGTGGCGGCATTACTTCTGAGAATGCCACTTACTATCTTGATTTGGGAGCCTCCCATGTCATCGTGACTTCCTACGTTTTCAAGGATGGCCAGATCAACTTTGCAAATCTCGACAAATTGCTGGCTGCTGTGGGCCGAAAACGACTGGTGCTGGACCTTTCCTGTAAAAAGAAAGGCGATGACTATTTTATTGTGACGGATCGCTGGCAGAGGTTTACCGACATCCGAATCAATGGAGAGACACTGGAAAAACTGGCTCACTATTGTGATGAGTTTCTTGTTCATGCCGCGTCGGTCGAAGGTTTAATGGCGGGCCCTGACCTGGCACTGGTTTCCCTGCTGGCTCACTATTCACCGATTCCTGTGACTTATGCGGGGGGCATTGCCACTCTGGAAGATATTGAAGCGGTAAGAACAGCCGGCAACGGCCAGGTACACATTACCATCGGCAGTGCCCTGGATATTTTTGGTGGTGCTTTGGCGTTCAGGGACGTGGTTGCGAGCTGTAAAACGGATTGA
- a CDS encoding 5-carboxymethyl-2-hydroxymuconate Delta-isomerase, whose translation MPHCIIEYSSGIEHKCSIRDLVSAVHQGALESGLFKTEDIKSRAIACEYFQTAQPEQSFVHITVRIMRGRTAAQKKDLSQQVLSAADRIIPMVNILTVEILDIDTDCYSKRVV comes from the coding sequence ATGCCTCACTGCATCATCGAGTACTCTTCAGGTATTGAACACAAGTGCTCAATCAGAGATCTGGTTTCAGCTGTTCATCAAGGCGCCCTGGAATCAGGCCTGTTTAAAACGGAAGACATCAAGTCCAGGGCTATCGCCTGCGAATACTTTCAAACAGCTCAGCCTGAGCAGTCTTTTGTTCACATCACCGTCAGAATTATGAGAGGTCGAACAGCAGCCCAAAAGAAAGACCTCAGCCAACAAGTGCTCAGTGCCGCTGATCGGATCATCCCGATGGTGAATATACTGACGGTTGAAATTCTTGATATTGACACTGATTGCTATTCAAAGCGGGTGGTTTAA
- a CDS encoding aromatic amino acid transport family protein: MNSQTLGSTLLVAGTSIGAGMLALPLVSAATGFWSGILLMMLMASLACYGGLLIAEACRAVPEAVNLHGVVGRLLGKPGQAVAILAMLFLYYSLSSAYITAGAGQLASFTSKMGLALSFSQSAAVVTGFIAALVLVGTVVVDYANRTMFLLMMMLLMFIMALLLPEAEADNLTLGVGEPGMLFAALPVLYTSFGYHCAVPTVVQYVKGKPGDFRLALVLGSFLPLLVYSLWQVATNGTLSSLVINNLHSSPDAVGELINRIGEASHYSGFSHLINGFTACALGTSFLGVAIGLFDYLAEVSHRPDTLVGRIQTLCLTLGLPLLVAVLFPGSFVTTLGYAAVALVVLAVFIPVFMVWEARKEHLEEPYQVAGGNVLLVVMCLIGLAVIFAQIGIVSGWLPALDS, from the coding sequence ATGAACAGTCAAACATTAGGAAGCACCCTGCTGGTAGCAGGAACATCTATCGGCGCGGGAATGCTGGCTTTGCCTCTGGTTTCCGCTGCCACGGGTTTCTGGTCAGGCATCCTGCTGATGATGTTAATGGCATCTCTGGCCTGCTATGGAGGGCTGCTCATAGCCGAGGCTTGCCGGGCCGTGCCAGAGGCCGTTAATCTCCATGGCGTCGTGGGGCGGTTGCTGGGAAAACCCGGTCAGGCGGTGGCTATTCTGGCCATGCTGTTTTTGTATTACTCACTCAGTTCAGCCTATATCACCGCTGGCGCAGGGCAGCTGGCCTCATTCACCAGCAAGATGGGACTGGCTCTCAGCTTTTCTCAGTCAGCTGCGGTAGTGACAGGGTTCATTGCCGCTCTGGTGTTGGTCGGGACAGTGGTTGTGGATTATGCCAATCGCACGATGTTCCTGCTGATGATGATGTTATTGATGTTCATCATGGCGCTGTTGCTGCCAGAAGCTGAAGCCGACAATCTCACCCTTGGGGTCGGTGAACCCGGTATGCTCTTTGCCGCCCTGCCAGTACTCTACACCTCATTTGGCTACCATTGCGCAGTACCCACCGTCGTACAATATGTGAAAGGCAAGCCCGGAGATTTTCGTCTGGCATTGGTGCTGGGCAGTTTCTTGCCTCTTCTGGTCTATTCGCTCTGGCAGGTTGCCACCAACGGCACCTTGTCGTCGCTGGTGATCAACAACCTGCACAGCAGTCCCGATGCAGTGGGCGAGCTTATTAATAGAATCGGGGAGGCTAGCCATTACTCCGGCTTTAGTCATCTCATCAATGGCTTTACCGCCTGTGCGCTGGGTACTTCATTTCTGGGCGTAGCCATTGGTCTGTTTGATTATCTGGCTGAGGTCAGCCATAGACCTGACACCCTCGTGGGTCGCATTCAAACCCTCTGCCTGACGCTGGGGCTGCCATTGTTGGTGGCGGTTCTATTTCCGGGAAGCTTCGTAACGACTCTGGGCTATGCGGCAGTGGCATTGGTGGTTCTAGCAGTCTTTATTCCTGTTTTTATGGTCTGGGAAGCTCGGAAGGAGCACCTTGAAGAACCCTATCAGGTGGCCGGTGGCAACGTGTTGCTGGTGGTTATGTGTTTGATTGGGCTGGCTGTGATTTTTGCCCAGATAGGCATTGTTTCCGGTTGGCTGCCAGCCCTGGATTCCTGA
- a CDS encoding DUF2147 domain-containing protein — translation MLRKTLLTASALVLPALSFANGYVGQWHTINEDTNKPESLVTIWEEDNQLKGKVVQILDPATRGAVCEKCKGDKKNQKIEGMTFLWGMKKDGSKYDNGNVLDPKSGKVYSGSMKLIDEGQKLELRGYVGFSLLGRTTVWLKAE, via the coding sequence ATGTTACGAAAAACACTTCTGACGGCTTCAGCCCTTGTTCTCCCCGCTTTATCTTTTGCCAACGGATACGTAGGTCAGTGGCACACCATTAATGAAGACACCAATAAACCAGAATCCCTGGTGACTATCTGGGAAGAAGACAATCAGCTCAAAGGAAAGGTGGTGCAGATTCTTGATCCTGCCACCAGGGGGGCGGTCTGCGAAAAATGTAAGGGTGATAAAAAGAACCAGAAGATAGAGGGGATGACTTTTCTCTGGGGAATGAAAAAAGACGGCTCTAAATACGACAATGGAAATGTTCTCGATCCGAAGTCAGGCAAAGTTTACAGCGGTAGCATGAAGTTAATTGACGAGGGCCAAAAGCTGGAACTCAGGGGTTATGTGGGCTTTTCATTGTTAGGGAGAACGACAGTTTGGCTTAAGGCCGAGTAG